A single window of Microbispora hainanensis DNA harbors:
- the ileS gene encoding isoleucine--tRNA ligase encodes MSSHYFRSLPAQVDLPALEHEVLERWRDGKVFERSLEQNAGGPTWVFYEGPPTANGMPGVHHVEARVFKDVFPRYKSMRGYHVPRKAGWDCHGLPVEVAVEKELGLSGKPEIESYGIAEFNARCRESVLRHVDAFEEMTERMGYWVDMSQAYRTMDPQYVEAVWWSLKVVWDKGLLFRDHRITPYCPRCGTGLSDHELGQPGGYETVSSPSVYVRMPVLSGPLAEMGASLLIWTTTPWTLVSNTAVAVHPDVTYVAARRGDEVLVVAEPLLRRVLGEDAEVLATYQGSELEHTAYQRPFDLVDIEGAHYVVLGTYVTVEDGTGLVHQAPAFGADDMAVCRRYGLPVVNPIGPDGRFLPDVPFVGGKFFKDADEPLTENLRERGLLFRGEHFEHSYPHCWRCHTPLLYYALPSWYIRTTAIKDQLLAENERTNWFPETIKHGRYGEWLRNNVDWALSRSRYWGTPLPLWVCSENEDHVTCVGSLKELGELAGQDLTGLDPHRPYVDDVTFPCPSCQAEARRVPDVIDVWYDSGAMPFAQWGAPLVNKEVFESSYPGQFICEAIDQTRGWFYSMMTVGTLVFGRSSYENVLCLGLILAEDGRKMSKHLGNVLQPMPLMNQHGADPLRWYMATSGSPWAPRRIGHAALEEIVRKVLLTYWNTASFFTLYANAESWSPARAAEAPAYADRPLIDRWALAELHRTVAEVTASMEEFDTARAGRRLTEFLDDLSNWYVRRSRRRFWSGEASAFATLYECLETVTRLMAPLVPFLTDYLWDVLREPDAPASVHLATWPEVNTALLDPELSERMALVRRLVELGRSARASSSVKTRQPLGRALVGAPGWAALPGELRDLIADELNVQRLEDLSGFSADLVTFTVKPNFRSLGKRFGSQTKLVAAAVSSADPAELARALRSGGSATVDAGELGTVELGTDDVIVTEQPKSGWAVETGAVDTGTGETVALDLAITDELRRAGLVRDVIRLVQEARKSTGLSITDRIHLWWSAKGEPAEALRESGDAVAEEVLAASITEGTPDEDLPVHEDADLGLSFRLRKA; translated from the coding sequence ATGTCTTCCCACTATTTCCGCTCACTTCCCGCGCAGGTCGACCTGCCGGCCCTCGAGCACGAGGTCCTCGAACGCTGGCGGGACGGGAAGGTCTTCGAGCGCTCGCTGGAGCAGAACGCCGGAGGCCCCACCTGGGTGTTCTACGAGGGCCCGCCGACCGCCAACGGCATGCCCGGCGTCCACCACGTCGAGGCCCGCGTCTTCAAGGACGTCTTCCCCCGCTACAAGTCGATGCGCGGCTACCACGTGCCCCGCAAGGCCGGCTGGGACTGCCACGGCCTGCCCGTCGAGGTCGCCGTCGAGAAGGAACTCGGCCTGTCCGGCAAGCCCGAGATCGAGTCCTACGGCATCGCCGAGTTCAACGCGCGCTGCCGCGAGTCGGTGCTGCGGCACGTGGACGCGTTCGAGGAGATGACCGAGCGGATGGGCTACTGGGTCGACATGTCCCAGGCCTACCGCACGATGGACCCCCAGTATGTCGAGGCCGTCTGGTGGTCGCTCAAGGTCGTCTGGGACAAGGGCCTGCTGTTCCGCGACCACCGGATCACTCCGTACTGCCCGCGCTGCGGCACCGGCCTGTCCGACCACGAGCTCGGCCAGCCCGGCGGCTACGAGACCGTCTCCAGCCCGTCGGTGTACGTGCGGATGCCCGTCCTGTCCGGCCCGCTGGCCGAGATGGGCGCCTCGCTGCTGATCTGGACCACCACCCCTTGGACCCTGGTGTCCAACACCGCGGTCGCCGTGCACCCCGACGTGACGTACGTCGCGGCCCGGCGCGGCGACGAGGTGCTGGTCGTGGCCGAGCCGCTGCTGCGGCGGGTCCTCGGCGAGGACGCCGAGGTGCTGGCCACCTACCAGGGCTCCGAGCTGGAGCACACCGCCTACCAGCGGCCCTTCGACCTGGTCGACATCGAGGGCGCCCACTACGTCGTGCTCGGCACGTACGTCACGGTCGAGGACGGCACCGGCCTGGTCCACCAGGCTCCCGCCTTCGGCGCCGACGACATGGCCGTCTGCAGGCGCTACGGCCTGCCGGTGGTCAACCCGATCGGCCCGGACGGCCGCTTCCTGCCGGACGTGCCGTTCGTGGGCGGCAAGTTCTTCAAGGACGCCGACGAGCCGCTGACCGAGAACCTGCGCGAGCGCGGCCTGCTGTTCCGCGGGGAGCACTTCGAGCACAGCTACCCGCACTGCTGGCGCTGCCACACTCCGCTGCTCTACTACGCGCTGCCGTCCTGGTACATCAGGACCACCGCGATCAAGGACCAGCTCCTCGCCGAGAACGAGCGCACCAACTGGTTCCCCGAGACGATCAAGCACGGCCGCTATGGCGAGTGGCTGCGCAACAACGTCGACTGGGCGCTGTCGCGGTCGCGCTACTGGGGCACCCCGCTGCCGCTGTGGGTCTGCTCGGAGAACGAGGACCACGTCACCTGCGTCGGCTCCCTCAAGGAGCTGGGCGAGCTGGCGGGCCAGGACCTGACCGGCCTCGACCCGCACCGCCCGTACGTCGACGACGTGACCTTCCCGTGCCCGTCGTGTCAGGCGGAGGCCCGGCGCGTGCCCGACGTGATCGACGTCTGGTACGACTCCGGCGCCATGCCGTTCGCCCAGTGGGGCGCGCCGCTGGTCAACAAGGAGGTCTTCGAGAGCTCCTACCCCGGCCAGTTCATCTGCGAGGCGATCGACCAGACCCGCGGCTGGTTCTACTCGATGATGACCGTCGGCACGCTGGTGTTCGGCCGGTCGTCGTACGAGAACGTGCTCTGCCTCGGCCTGATCCTCGCCGAGGACGGCCGCAAGATGAGCAAGCACCTCGGCAACGTCCTGCAGCCGATGCCGCTGATGAACCAGCACGGCGCCGACCCCCTGCGCTGGTACATGGCCACCTCCGGGTCCCCCTGGGCTCCGCGCAGGATCGGCCACGCGGCGCTGGAGGAGATCGTCCGCAAGGTCCTGCTGACCTACTGGAACACCGCGTCGTTCTTCACGCTGTACGCCAACGCCGAGTCGTGGTCCCCGGCCCGGGCGGCCGAGGCCCCGGCGTACGCGGACCGGCCGCTGATCGACCGGTGGGCGCTGGCGGAGCTGCACCGCACGGTGGCCGAGGTCACCGCGTCGATGGAGGAGTTCGACACCGCCCGGGCCGGGCGCCGACTCACCGAGTTCCTGGACGACCTGTCCAACTGGTACGTCCGCCGCTCGCGCCGCCGCTTCTGGTCCGGTGAGGCGTCGGCCTTCGCGACGCTCTACGAGTGCCTGGAGACCGTCACCCGGCTCATGGCCCCGCTCGTGCCGTTCCTCACCGACTATCTGTGGGACGTGCTGCGCGAGCCGGACGCCCCGGCCTCGGTGCACCTGGCCACCTGGCCCGAGGTGAACACCGCGCTGCTCGACCCCGAGCTGTCGGAGCGGATGGCGCTGGTGCGCCGGCTCGTTGAGCTGGGCCGCTCGGCGCGTGCCTCGTCGTCGGTCAAGACCCGCCAGCCGCTCGGCCGTGCCCTGGTCGGCGCTCCCGGCTGGGCCGCGCTCCCCGGCGAGCTGCGCGACCTGATCGCCGACGAGCTCAACGTCCAGCGGCTTGAGGACCTGTCGGGCTTCTCCGCCGACCTGGTGACGTTCACGGTCAAGCCCAACTTCCGCAGCCTCGGCAAGCGGTTCGGCTCGCAGACCAAGCTCGTCGCCGCGGCGGTGTCGAGCGCCGACCCGGCGGAGCTGGCCCGCGCCCTGCGCTCGGGCGGGTCCGCGACGGTCGACGCCGGTGAGCTGGGCACGGTGGAGCTGGGCACGGACGATGTGATCGTCACCGAGCAGCCGAAGTCCGGCTGGGCCGTGGAGACCGGCGCGGTGGACACCGGCACCGGCGAGACCGTGGCGCTCGACCTGGCGATCACCGACGAGCTGCGCCGGGCCGGCCTGGTCCGCGACGTGATCCGGCTCGTCCAGGAGGCCCGCAAGTCCACCGGCCTGTCCATCACCGACCGCATCCACCTGTGGTGGTCGGCCAAGGGCGAGCCGGCCGAGGCGCTGCGCGAGAGCGGCGACGCCGTCGCCGAGGAGGTGCTGGCGGCGAGCATCACCGAGGGCACCCCGGACGAGGACCTGCCGGTGCACGAGGACGCCGACCTCGGCCTGTCCTTCCGCCTCCGCAAAGCCTGA
- a CDS encoding TraR/DksA family transcriptional regulator encodes MTRSARTAISDDVWSDEELAEVGERLRHEIEELRTDIARAEEQLASGDVSQGAGDDPADAGAKTYEREREIALTLNARDLLAQNERAIARVEAGTYGECESCHKPIGKERLRAFPRATLCVACKQREERR; translated from the coding sequence ATGACGCGCTCGGCGAGAACCGCCATCAGTGACGACGTCTGGTCCGACGAGGAACTCGCGGAGGTCGGCGAGCGGCTGCGGCACGAGATCGAGGAACTGCGCACCGACATCGCCCGGGCGGAGGAGCAGCTCGCGTCCGGCGACGTGAGCCAGGGCGCGGGGGACGATCCGGCGGACGCCGGGGCCAAGACCTATGAGCGTGAGCGCGAGATCGCCCTTACCCTGAATGCGCGCGACCTGCTCGCGCAGAACGAGCGGGCGATCGCCCGCGTCGAGGCAGGGACTTACGGAGAGTGCGAATCGTGCCACAAGCCGATCGGCAAGGAGCGTCTTCGGGCATTCCCGAGGGCGACGCTGTGCGTAGCGTGCAAGCAGCGGGAGGAGCGCCGCTGA
- the lspA gene encoding signal peptidase II, which yields MAAVVYVLDQVSKFLVVEFLEHEEPLTVVPGALVLTVIRNAGAAFSIGTGMTIVFTVIALAVVVAIVRTARKLHSLPWAITLGLLLGGAVGNLTDRIFRWPAPFQGHVVDFIQVFPVTRFPVFNLADSGIVCGGVLAVFLAWRGYQIDGTRQTDKPEPVEDRGQSHAESEADTQAAEPARERTDG from the coding sequence GTGGCCGCGGTCGTGTACGTGCTCGACCAGGTCAGCAAGTTCCTCGTCGTGGAGTTCCTGGAGCACGAGGAGCCTCTCACCGTCGTGCCCGGCGCGCTGGTGCTGACCGTGATCCGCAACGCCGGCGCCGCCTTCAGCATCGGCACCGGCATGACGATCGTGTTCACGGTGATCGCGCTGGCCGTCGTCGTCGCGATCGTGCGTACGGCTCGGAAGCTGCACAGCCTGCCCTGGGCGATCACGCTGGGCCTGCTGCTGGGTGGCGCCGTCGGCAACCTGACCGACCGCATCTTCCGGTGGCCGGCCCCGTTCCAGGGGCATGTGGTCGACTTCATCCAGGTGTTCCCGGTCACCCGCTTTCCGGTGTTCAACCTCGCCGACTCGGGCATCGTGTGCGGCGGCGTGCTCGCCGTGTTCCTCGCCTGGCGCGGCTACCAGATCGACGGCACCCGGCAGACCGACAAGCCGGAGCCGGTCGAGGACCGCGGGCAGAGCCACGCGGAGAGCGAGGCGGACACGCAGGCCGCCGAGCCGGCGAGGGAGCGGACCGATGGGTGA
- a CDS encoding RluA family pseudouridine synthase: protein MGDQRSLPVPDGLEGERLDAALARLFGFSRTRAAELIASGDVLVDGAVPAKSDRVHAGAWLDVTIPPPPAAPMPVAEPVPGMAILYEDDDIVVVSKPIGVAAHPTVGWTGPTVIGGLLGGGHRVSTSGAAERQGIVHRLDANTTGVMVVAKSERAYSHLKRAFKERTVDKRYHALVQGHMDPLRGTVDAPIDRHPAGDGRFAVVAGGKDSVTHYDTIEAFRAASLLDIKLETGRTHQIRVHMSALRHPCVGDLLYGADPTLAARLGVGRQWLHAVSLSFEHPATGEWMTFTSDYPADLAHALEILSDEG from the coding sequence ATGGGTGACCAGCGCAGCCTGCCCGTGCCGGACGGCCTGGAGGGCGAGCGCCTCGACGCCGCCCTGGCCCGTCTCTTCGGCTTCTCCCGCACCCGCGCGGCCGAGCTGATCGCGTCGGGGGACGTGCTGGTCGACGGCGCCGTCCCGGCGAAGTCCGACCGTGTCCATGCCGGGGCCTGGCTGGACGTCACGATCCCGCCGCCGCCCGCCGCGCCGATGCCCGTGGCCGAGCCGGTGCCGGGCATGGCGATCCTCTACGAGGACGACGACATCGTCGTGGTGAGCAAGCCGATCGGCGTGGCGGCGCACCCGACCGTCGGCTGGACCGGCCCCACCGTGATCGGCGGCCTGCTCGGCGGCGGCCACCGGGTGTCCACGAGCGGCGCGGCCGAGCGCCAGGGCATCGTGCACCGGCTCGACGCCAACACCACCGGCGTCATGGTCGTCGCCAAGAGCGAGCGGGCCTACTCGCACCTCAAGCGGGCGTTCAAGGAACGCACGGTCGACAAGCGCTACCACGCGCTCGTCCAGGGGCACATGGACCCGCTGCGGGGCACCGTCGACGCCCCGATCGACCGGCATCCGGCGGGCGACGGGCGCTTCGCGGTGGTGGCCGGAGGCAAGGACTCGGTCACGCACTACGACACGATCGAGGCGTTCCGGGCGGCGTCGCTGCTCGACATCAAGCTGGAGACCGGCAGGACCCACCAGATCCGGGTCCACATGTCCGCGCTCAGGCACCCGTGCGTGGGCGACCTGCTGTACGGCGCCGACCCCACCCTCGCCGCCCGCCTCGGCGTGGGCCGGCAGTGGCTGCACGCGGTCTCGCTGTCGTTCGAGCACCCCGCGACGGGCGAGTGGATGACCTTCACCAGCGACTACCCCGCCGACCTCGCCCACGCCCTGGAGATCCTCTCCGACGAGGGCTGA
- a CDS encoding serine/threonine-protein kinase, producing MAEAQTSERVVAGRYRLIEPLGRGGMGTVWRAVDQVLEREVAVKELLASAGLTGAEREVFTIRTFREARAAGRLSHPGVAAVYDAFEENGCPWIVLELIPSRTLGSVIREEGPLPPRRVAEIGSRVLAALRVAHANGVLHRDVKPDNVLLADDGRVVLTDFGIAAMEDDSPVTRTGMLIGTPAFIAPERAAGRQAQRASDLWSLGVTLFMAVEGRSPFHRGHALATLAAVMYEEAGPLHNAGPLAPVIEGLLVKDPARRMTADYAAQHLYAVASGQATDPVVPRPRQPPRLARLMPGFDTTPSAPASTPTPVPFGEGTPTPVPVPAPVPAPVRGRRRPWALAAGSGALVALVGLAAGAVAFATARFPADPRGTAVVSTPTVTVYATRTAQPGTAEPGTAEPGTAEAGRRAESRGAEKAATRPVGNPGAAGGHRTEDRGGPAGRHGGGKHEGGAASKGGGRPKGSPPAKRNGPAKQSGNGPAGKPGNGGGSAKPSQGAGGGQGKDEGRGPTTDDTTDLGDLGDIPDGYIQPETGWAA from the coding sequence ATGGCTGAAGCGCAGACCTCCGAACGTGTCGTGGCAGGACGCTATCGCCTGATCGAGCCGCTGGGGCGGGGCGGCATGGGCACCGTGTGGCGCGCCGTCGACCAGGTGCTCGAACGTGAGGTCGCCGTCAAGGAGCTGCTCGCGTCGGCCGGGCTCACCGGCGCGGAGCGGGAGGTCTTCACCATCAGGACCTTCCGCGAGGCCAGGGCCGCCGGGCGGTTGAGCCATCCGGGCGTGGCCGCGGTGTACGACGCATTCGAGGAGAACGGCTGTCCCTGGATCGTCCTCGAACTGATCCCGTCCCGGACGCTGGGATCGGTCATCCGCGAGGAGGGCCCGCTGCCGCCACGGCGGGTGGCGGAGATCGGGTCGCGGGTGCTGGCCGCGCTGCGCGTCGCCCACGCGAACGGCGTGCTGCACCGGGACGTCAAACCCGACAACGTGCTGCTCGCCGACGACGGCCGGGTCGTGCTGACGGACTTCGGCATCGCCGCGATGGAGGACGACTCGCCGGTCACCCGCACCGGCATGCTGATCGGCACCCCGGCGTTCATCGCACCCGAACGGGCGGCGGGACGGCAGGCGCAGCGGGCCTCGGACCTGTGGTCGCTCGGAGTGACGCTGTTCATGGCCGTCGAGGGGCGCTCGCCGTTCCACCGGGGGCACGCGCTGGCGACGCTCGCCGCGGTCATGTACGAGGAGGCGGGCCCGCTCCACAACGCCGGGCCGCTGGCACCGGTGATCGAGGGCCTGCTGGTCAAGGACCCGGCCCGCAGGATGACCGCGGACTACGCCGCCCAGCATCTGTACGCCGTTGCCAGCGGCCAGGCGACCGACCCGGTCGTGCCGCGCCCGCGGCAGCCGCCCCGGCTCGCCCGGCTGATGCCCGGCTTCGACACCACGCCTTCGGCCCCCGCCTCCACCCCCACGCCGGTGCCCTTCGGCGAGGGCACCCCGACGCCGGTCCCGGTGCCCGCACCGGTGCCCGCACCGGTGCGCGGACGCCGCAGGCCGTGGGCGCTGGCGGCGGGCTCCGGGGCACTCGTCGCGCTCGTCGGGCTGGCGGCGGGCGCGGTCGCGTTCGCCACCGCCAGGTTTCCGGCCGACCCGAGGGGGACCGCCGTGGTGAGCACGCCCACGGTGACGGTCTACGCGACCAGGACCGCCCAGCCCGGGACCGCCGAGCCCGGGACCGCCGAGCCCGGGACCGCCGAGGCCGGCAGGCGGGCCGAGAGCCGCGGGGCGGAGAAGGCGGCCACCCGGCCGGTGGGGAACCCCGGCGCCGCGGGCGGGCACCGTACGGAGGATCGCGGCGGGCCCGCCGGAAGGCACGGCGGGGGAAAGCATGAAGGTGGGGCCGCGTCCAAGGGCGGGGGCAGGCCCAAGGGGTCTCCCCCGGCGAAGCGCAACGGCCCCGCGAAGCAGAGCGGCAATGGGCCCGCGGGCAAGCCCGGGAACGGCGGCGGCAGCGCCAAGCCGTCCCAGGGCGCAGGTGGAGGCCAGGGAAAAGACGAGGGCCGGGGGCCCACCACGGACGACACCACTGATCTCGGCGACCTCGGTGACATCCCCGACGGCTACATCCAGCCGGAGACCGGCTGGGCGGCCTGA
- a CDS encoding serine/threonine-protein kinase, translating to MDEERRVAGRYHLLEPIGRGGMGVVWRAHDDLLDRAVAVKEVLYHPASEEDRETFNRRTIREARAAGRIDHPNVVVVHDVIEEDGRPWIVMQLVRAQSLGQVLRDQGTLPPARVAAIGLQVLDALCTAHAAGVLHRDVKPENVLLSGQTRVVLTDFGIATMPEEAGLTMTGGIIGTPAFMPPERLNGDPATPESDLWSLGATLYAAVEGGTPFDRKTPVATLAAILHDDPAPPRQAGALTPVLEGLLRKDPARRMGAAEAAALLNAALTAAPGPAPGPAAAPGPPYNLPEPGPWSGAPSGPPQPPPGTPQPPSGPSQQPPSGFAQPHGTRPYGGTAVWPGGAGPEGPTGPGGGIGMAGHPTAPNGGGVNAASHAGPAAPPGSHPGPGGPAVPPGSRPGAYAAPGARPPGQVSAAKQTLAKVILGVVLPLALVATGVGLWYGSRSPAGDETLAEDPNTTQIGPTTGAYLPSGDTSPSASPEPVTPSEKPSPEAPKPPKGWKTYHDPLGFSIALPSGWVPFGREGARVRFHHPNSHDYLQVDLTPWEDPNPVNALRIVEMNSTKQGYLPGYERIDYKTSRYLGVESAEWEFTFKPSFGKVRVIDRAFRLRDGRSIMLYWQVADSRWTSGLSYFNAFTRTFQPA from the coding sequence GTGGACGAGGAGCGCCGCGTCGCGGGCAGATATCACCTGCTCGAACCGATCGGCCGTGGAGGCATGGGCGTCGTGTGGCGTGCCCACGACGACCTGCTCGACCGCGCGGTGGCCGTCAAAGAGGTGCTCTACCACCCCGCCTCCGAAGAGGACAGGGAGACGTTCAACCGGCGCACCATCCGTGAGGCGCGAGCGGCGGGCCGCATCGACCATCCGAACGTCGTCGTCGTCCACGACGTCATCGAGGAGGACGGCCGCCCCTGGATCGTGATGCAGCTCGTGCGGGCGCAGTCGCTGGGCCAGGTGCTGCGCGACCAGGGCACCCTCCCGCCCGCCCGGGTCGCCGCGATCGGCCTGCAGGTGCTCGACGCGCTGTGCACGGCGCACGCCGCCGGGGTGCTGCATCGGGACGTCAAGCCCGAGAACGTGCTGCTCAGCGGGCAGACCCGGGTGGTGCTCACCGACTTCGGCATCGCGACGATGCCCGAGGAGGCCGGGCTGACCATGACCGGCGGCATCATCGGCACCCCCGCCTTCATGCCGCCCGAGCGGCTCAACGGCGATCCCGCGACCCCCGAGTCCGACCTGTGGTCGCTCGGCGCGACGCTGTACGCCGCGGTCGAGGGCGGAACGCCGTTCGACCGCAAGACGCCCGTGGCCACTCTGGCCGCCATCCTGCACGACGACCCGGCCCCGCCCCGGCAGGCGGGCGCGCTGACGCCGGTGCTCGAAGGGCTGCTGCGCAAGGACCCGGCCCGGCGGATGGGCGCGGCCGAGGCCGCGGCCCTGCTCAACGCCGCACTGACGGCCGCCCCCGGACCCGCCCCCGGACCCGCCGCCGCCCCCGGTCCCCCGTACAACCTGCCCGAGCCCGGCCCGTGGAGCGGCGCCCCGTCCGGGCCGCCGCAGCCTCCGCCCGGTACCCCGCAGCCTCCGTCCGGGCCGTCGCAGCAGCCTCCGTCCGGTTTCGCGCAGCCGCACGGGACCCGGCCGTACGGCGGCACCGCCGTATGGCCCGGGGGCGCCGGTCCCGAGGGACCGACCGGGCCCGGAGGCGGCATCGGCATGGCGGGCCACCCCACGGCGCCGAACGGCGGAGGGGTCAACGCCGCGAGCCACGCCGGTCCCGCCGCCCCACCCGGAAGCCACCCCGGTCCCGGCGGACCCGCCGTCCCGCCGGGAAGCAGGCCCGGCGCGTACGCCGCACCGGGTGCGCGCCCTCCGGGACAGGTCTCCGCGGCCAAGCAGACCCTGGCCAAGGTGATCCTGGGCGTCGTGTTACCGCTGGCGCTCGTGGCCACCGGCGTGGGCCTCTGGTACGGCTCCCGCTCACCGGCCGGCGACGAGACCCTCGCCGAGGATCCCAATACCACGCAGATCGGCCCCACCACGGGCGCCTATCTCCCGTCGGGGGACACCTCACCGAGCGCCTCCCCCGAGCCGGTCACGCCCTCGGAGAAGCCGTCACCGGAGGCCCCCAAGCCGCCCAAGGGGTGGAAGACCTACCACGACCCGCTGGGCTTCTCCATCGCCCTGCCCTCCGGCTGGGTCCCGTTCGGAAGGGAGGGCGCCCGGGTGCGCTTCCACCATCCGAACAGTCACGACTACCTGCAGGTGGACCTGACGCCGTGGGAGGACCCGAATCCGGTGAACGCCCTGCGCATCGTCGAGATGAACTCGACCAAGCAGGGCTACCTGCCGGGCTACGAGCGCATCGACTACAAGACGAGTCGTTACCTCGGGGTCGAGTCGGCGGAGTGGGAGTTCACGTTCAAACCGAGCTTCGGCAAGGTGCGGGTGATCGATCGCGCCTTCAGGCTCCGTGACGGCCGGTCCATCATGCTCTATTGGCAGGTCGCCGACTCCCGATGGACATCCGGTTTGTCCTATTTCAACGCCTTCACGCGGACCTTCCAGCCGGCATAG